The genome window GAAAAAATCTGTAAAAAAGCTTGTTGAATTATGATTTTTTCTGTTTGCTGTGCGTGATTCTCACAGCAAAATGAGACGTTATGCTGAATTTATGGATTCATTTCGGGATGTAGCCATTTTTATAGATACTTTTATAATAGGTAGCATCATTCGCCGTCAGAACAATAGAAAAAAGGTGATACAAGATGATTAGCGCCTATATCCTTATAACTATGAAACCAGGAAATGTTGACAAAGCAATTAAAGAAATGCGGAAAATCGAAAACGTCGCAAAAATATCAGTTGTCGCCGGTGAATATGATATCGTCGTCAGGGCGCAGGTCAAAAACCTTGAAGATCTCCTTGAAGTCACCGACAAACTACAAACCATTGAGGGGGTTAACAAAACCACAACCCAGATTATTGAAAAAGAAATAACGCTCTGATACCATGATTATCCGCAAAAAATATTTACTATACAGTCTTGCAATAACGTCCTCGTTCATCGCTGCAGCGGTCACCGCCCTCGACAGCATCATTATTAAAAGTTTTATTCCAAACGCTTGGGCGTTTTCACTTGCCTTGTTTCTCGTCGGACTTGTCGCCACGTTTATCCTTGGAGCTATCCTTTCGATACCGTACCGTAAAAAGAGTATCGGGTCTTTTATTGACCCGTCGTTCAAACGACTTCGGATGATAACAAAAAAAGAACTCACCTTGCATCTCGGTGCAGGTCTGATGAACGGGATGAATACGGTTGGATACTGTGTTCTCATCTCACTGGTATTTGACCCTTCAGTTCTACTCTCATTTCAACAAATCGTCATTTTATATCTATTAATGATTGAATCGTTTACCGAAAAAAACATACCAACCCTTGCAGAGGTACAATCATCAATGATTGTGACCTTTGGAGCAATCCTTGCTTCGATCAGCCTACAAGGAGAAATCAACCTTGAATCACTCCTCATAGTGTTTCTGCTCCTAAATCCAACCTGGGCGCTCTTTTCCATCTTTCAACGAAAACTCAAAACCATGCGCCTTCAAGGAAAACTCAATGATTCAATCAATATACGTTTCTGGAACGTTTTGTTTTCATTGATCTTTACCTTCCTTATTATCTTCATATGGGATACGTTCAATGGAACCAACTACATCATTGAAGGAATCACTGCGTCTGTCACATATTTCCCATGGATATTTTTAACGATGAGTACAACATTTTTTGCCTATGTACTCTTCATTCGATCTCTAGGACTTGGCAATGCAAGTGTCAACAATGCAATCCGATCATCAACCATCATCTTCGCACTCCCCTTCTCAATAATCTTAACGATTATGGGCATCTTTACCTTTGATACCGATCCAGTGATGATCATCATCAAAATCATTGGCATGATCATGATCGTGCTTGGTATCATCTCATTTGCCCTCACCGTTGTCAAAGCCTATATCTTCATCATACTCAAACCAGGATTCAAACGAAAAGATGTTATCAATAAACTCTGGAATATCCCTGGGGTATCCCATGTATCTGCAACTGCAGGAAAATACGACTTCATCGTCAAGGTATCAACCCGCACCCTCGTCAAAGGCTATGAACGAATCATCAGACGAATCGATGACATTGAAGAAGTAGAAAGCTACAAATGGAACTCAGTTCTCAAAGACTGGGAAAACATATAACTAAATGAGCATGCATACGAAGGGATAAACTATATCACCCTGTCGTCATATACTTCTTTTAGTGAAATACATATGGATGATGTTCGACTTGAAAAATTTGCAAACATTCTCATCAACCACTCATTAAAACTCCAGAAAAACGACCTGTTCGTTATTTCAGGTGCACCAGCAGCAACCCCGCTCATCAAAGAGGTTTACAAACAAGCATTACAAGTAGGTGCCCATCCCTACCTCCGCATAGGGCTCCCTGGTCTTGCTGAGATCTACTACACGTACGCCTCAGACAAACAACTCAGATATGTATCACCGATCGAAAAATATGAGATTGAACATATCGATGCACGACTTACAATTCTCGCACCTGAAAATACAAAAAGCCTAACAAATGTTGATCCAAAAAAACAAGCTCTCAGCAGTGTTGCCCATCAAGAAATTCATGATATATTCTTACATCGATCTGCAAAAAATCAACTCCGCTGGTGCCTCACCCAATATCCAACCAATGCTGCAGCACAAGACGCAGAAATGTCACTCGACGAGTACGAAGATTTTATCTTCCAAGCAGCTCACGTCCACGAAAAAAAACCTATCAGCTACTGGCAAAACGTCTTTCAACATCAGGAAAAAATACGAAAACTCCTGCAAACAAAAAAGAAACTCCATATTGTTGCTAAAGATACTGATCTCACCGTTTCAGTAGCAGGAAGAACCTGGATAAATTGCTACGGGCGACACAACTTCCCAGATGGAGAAGTATTTACCGGGCCACAAGAAACAAGCGCAGAAGGACACATCAGCTACTCATTTCCTATCTCCCATGGCGGCAGAGAAGTCGATGGCGTCAAACTCTGGTTTTCCAAAGGGAAAGTCGTCAAAGCCTCTGCATCAAAAGGAGAAACATTTCTCAAATCAATGATAGCTATGGATCAAGGATCATCCTACATCGGAGAGTTTGCCTTTGGATTAAATAACGGCATTAAAAAACATACAAAAAACACGTTATTTGACGAAAAAATTGGAGGAACAATCCACATCGCCCTCGGGAGCGGATACCCAGAAACCAGGAGTACAAACAAATCAAGCCTCCACTGGGACATGATGTGTGATCTGCGTAAACACGGCGAAGTGTATGCTGACAACGAACTCATCTACAAAAATGGTAAATTCACAACACTGTGAAAAACCAGGAAATATTTATATAGAGATATTAATATAACAAAACACCAGAAGAAAATCAACTACGTATCGATTTTTAACGGGAGGAAAAATAATGCAAAGAAAAAAACTCAGAAGCAACCTATTGCAAGCAGCTATAGTCATTAGTATCCTCACATCGTTTATGATTCCTGGAGTTGCGCTTCAACAATCTCTAGAAAAAGAACATACCAGTATGCCACACCTCCACCCAACCATCATCGCTACCACCATCTACGTTGATGACAGTAACACGGCGGGACCTTGGGATGGAAGCCAAGATCATCCTTACCGATACATCCAAGATGGCATCGATCATGCAACCGCAGGTGATACCGTATTTGTCTTCAACGGAACATATCCTGAGAACATCGACATACCAAAAGCCATACTATTAACCGGTGAACATCCTGAAACAACCATCCTCGATGGAACAACAACAGAAAGTGTGATCAGAATCACAGCACATGGCGTCACCATTAAAAAATTCACCATCAAAAACAGCGGTTCAAATCCAAACCATGCTGGCATCTATATTCTTACACAAAATAATATCATCACTGAAAATATTCTTATCAAAAACTCAAAAGCACTGCACTTTCTTGAAACAGCAAACACTGTTTTCTACAATACGTTTATTGAAAATACTCTCGCAGCAGAAGGATTACCAACCAATACGTTGTATAAAAACTACTGGGATGGATATAGTGGCACTGATGCAAACGAAGACGGCATTGGCGATACACCCTACGAAATCACCAGTGGCGGGCTCTCTGACACCTTTCCTTTAATGCATCCGTACGGATCAATCACCAACATCAATACCAAAAAAATCTTTTTCACCATACAACACGCAATTTCAGATTGTACGACCACCCAAGGACATACCATCTTTGTCAAAAAAGGACTCTACACCGAACATATCACCATCCATAAATCTCTTACTCTTATCGGACAAGAACCACAAAAAACAGTGATCGATGGGCGCACACAAGGCACCGTTGTTTTTATCTGTGCAAATGATGTTTCTCTTTCAGGATTCACGGTTCAAAATAGCGGAACCGATATTACCAATGCTGGTATTATCATTCAGTCAGACAAAACCACCATCACCAACACCATACTTACGAACAACTTCCATGGAATCTATCTGAAACTTTCTGCAGATCACAACACCATAACCACTACACTCATTACCAATAATACTTGGAATGGGATTTATATCAAGTCGTCAGCTGCTGATGGAAACACCATCTGTGAAAATATAATCAAAAATAATGGATACGCAGGTATCGGTATCAGTGACTCATCCTACAACAAAATATACCACAATACCTTCATCGGTAACACCCATCAGGCATACGATACCGGTAATAATCTCTGGGATAACGGGCATCCAAGCGGAGGAAACTACTGGAGTGATTACACCGGTATAGATGCAAACGGCGATGGCATCGGTGATACACCATATGCAATCCCTAATGGTATCAACAGGGATCGATATCCACTGATTGAACCCTACGGCAGCGGTGACACAACAGCACCAACCATCTCAATCGTTTCACCAACCCATGGGCTCTACCTCCGAGGGCATCAATTGTTTGAATCACTACTTAAAAAACGGATACTAATCATCGGTGATATCACCATACAGGTTGCTGCAACTGACAGCAGATCAGGTATCAATCGAGTTGAGTTCTACCTTGATAACAACCCAACACCAGTAAAAATAGCATACCAGGAGCCCTACCAGTGGATCTGGACAAAAAATCCAAAGCCACTCAAACATAAACACATCATCACTGTTGTCGCCTTCGATAACGCTGGTAATTTTAACATGGCAGCAATACTTGTCCGGAAATACTTCTGAAGAAGATTTCGCACCAAACTCCATTCTTATCAGAAAGAGTGGGCATGATAAATCTATAAATAACCTTTGTTCATTCCCCTTTCATTATAACTATGTGCGGAATCGTTGGTATTATTGGGGATAAACCGGTTTCACAACTTATCTATAAAAGCCTTTTTGCCTTGCAACACCGAGGACAATCCTCAGCAGGAAAACTGACGTATGATGGAAACATCCACATTACTAAAGATGCAGGACATGTTCGTGATATTTTCAACGAAGAAAAAAAAATAAGCACACCAGGAAACGTTGGACTTGGTCATACCCGATATTCAACTGCTGGGATGGATGATGTTGAATCTTTGAAAAAAAATGCACAACCAGAATACCTAGTCAACCCGTTTCTTGCCGCAGTTCACAACGGCAATATTTACAACTGCTCAGAAATAATTAGAAACACACATCGGAAACCGAGAACAGAATGCGATATTCAATATCTCCTCCTCCCCATGGCTGATTATCTCCATAAAAAAGAAATAAACCCAGGTGTTATTTTTGAAGCATGCAACAGCGTCATGCAACATGTGAAAGGAAGTTATTCTGTGTTATTTCTTGCTGATTCTGGGGATAAACCATATCTCTTTGCGATGACCGACCCAAGAAAAATCAGACCTCTTGCTCTGGGAAAAAAAGATGGAATGTACTGTTTTGCTTCTGAAACAAGAGTGTTCAAGAAAATAAACTTTGACTATGTCAAAGACATCCCTGGAGGAACTGCGGTGATCATTGATCAGGAAGGAAATATCTATGAAAAACAGCTCGTTAAAAAACAAGAACTTCCCTGTATGTTCGAATTTGTCTACTTCGCAAAACCAGATTCACGAATCAACGGTCGATCAATTCATAAGGTACGAGATGAAATCGGACGACTTCTAGCCCGCGAACATCCTGTTGAAGCAGACATGGTGATCCCTGTCCCTGAATCGGGACGACGATACGCACTTGGCTATTCACGAGAGTCAGGCATCCCGATCGACGAAGGCATCATGAAAGATAAAACTGAACGATCCTTTATTCAACAAACCCAAGAGGTTCGTGAACAGCTCGTCGACGAAGGATTATCCTACATCCGTTCAGTTCTCGAAGGACAACGAGTTATCCTCCTTGACGATTCGATTGTACGAGGGACAAATATTAAAAAAATCATCCGCGGTATTAGAAACGCCGGTGCAACCGAAGTTCATGTCCGCATAGGATGTCCACCGCTCATCGCTCCCTGCTACCTCGGTATTGACATGCGGAGTAGAACAGAATTTATCGCACGAGACAACCAGGGAAACATCAAAGATGTTGAAACAATTGCACGAGAAATCGGTGCAGATAGCCTTGGATACATCAGTCTCGATGGACTCAGAAAAGCAATCGGATTAGCCATCTGTAAGGGGTGTATCCAGTTCCCCGACGGATATCCTCCTGAA of Candidatus Thermoplasmatota archaeon contains these proteins:
- a CDS encoding Lrp/AsnC ligand binding domain-containing protein; translated protein: MISAYILITMKPGNVDKAIKEMRKIENVAKISVVAGEYDIVVRAQVKNLEDLLEVTDKLQTIEGVNKTTTQIIEKEITL
- a CDS encoding Lrp/AsnC ligand binding domain-containing protein, yielding MIIRKKYLLYSLAITSSFIAAAVTALDSIIIKSFIPNAWAFSLALFLVGLVATFILGAILSIPYRKKSIGSFIDPSFKRLRMITKKELTLHLGAGLMNGMNTVGYCVLISLVFDPSVLLSFQQIVILYLLMIESFTEKNIPTLAEVQSSMIVTFGAILASISLQGEINLESLLIVFLLLNPTWALFSIFQRKLKTMRLQGKLNDSINIRFWNVLFSLIFTFLIIFIWDTFNGTNYIIEGITASVTYFPWIFLTMSTTFFAYVLFIRSLGLGNASVNNAIRSSTIIFALPFSIILTIMGIFTFDTDPVMIIIKIIGMIMIVLGIISFALTVVKAYIFIILKPGFKRKDVINKLWNIPGVSHVSATAGKYDFIVKVSTRTLVKGYERIIRRIDDIEEVESYKWNSVLKDWENI
- a CDS encoding aminopeptidase — its product is MDDVRLEKFANILINHSLKLQKNDLFVISGAPAATPLIKEVYKQALQVGAHPYLRIGLPGLAEIYYTYASDKQLRYVSPIEKYEIEHIDARLTILAPENTKSLTNVDPKKQALSSVAHQEIHDIFLHRSAKNQLRWCLTQYPTNAAAQDAEMSLDEYEDFIFQAAHVHEKKPISYWQNVFQHQEKIRKLLQTKKKLHIVAKDTDLTVSVAGRTWINCYGRHNFPDGEVFTGPQETSAEGHISYSFPISHGGREVDGVKLWFSKGKVVKASASKGETFLKSMIAMDQGSSYIGEFAFGLNNGIKKHTKNTLFDEKIGGTIHIALGSGYPETRSTNKSSLHWDMMCDLRKHGEVYADNELIYKNGKFTTL
- a CDS encoding NosD domain-containing protein, whose protein sequence is MQRKKLRSNLLQAAIVISILTSFMIPGVALQQSLEKEHTSMPHLHPTIIATTIYVDDSNTAGPWDGSQDHPYRYIQDGIDHATAGDTVFVFNGTYPENIDIPKAILLTGEHPETTILDGTTTESVIRITAHGVTIKKFTIKNSGSNPNHAGIYILTQNNIITENILIKNSKALHFLETANTVFYNTFIENTLAAEGLPTNTLYKNYWDGYSGTDANEDGIGDTPYEITSGGLSDTFPLMHPYGSITNINTKKIFFTIQHAISDCTTTQGHTIFVKKGLYTEHITIHKSLTLIGQEPQKTVIDGRTQGTVVFICANDVSLSGFTVQNSGTDITNAGIIIQSDKTTITNTILTNNFHGIYLKLSADHNTITTTLITNNTWNGIYIKSSAADGNTICENIIKNNGYAGIGISDSSYNKIYHNTFIGNTHQAYDTGNNLWDNGHPSGGNYWSDYTGIDANGDGIGDTPYAIPNGINRDRYPLIEPYGSGDTTAPTISIVSPTHGLYLRGHQLFESLLKKRILIIGDITIQVAATDSRSGINRVEFYLDNNPTPVKIAYQEPYQWIWTKNPKPLKHKHIITVVAFDNAGNFNMAAILVRKYF
- the purF gene encoding amidophosphoribosyltransferase codes for the protein MCGIVGIIGDKPVSQLIYKSLFALQHRGQSSAGKLTYDGNIHITKDAGHVRDIFNEEKKISTPGNVGLGHTRYSTAGMDDVESLKKNAQPEYLVNPFLAAVHNGNIYNCSEIIRNTHRKPRTECDIQYLLLPMADYLHKKEINPGVIFEACNSVMQHVKGSYSVLFLADSGDKPYLFAMTDPRKIRPLALGKKDGMYCFASETRVFKKINFDYVKDIPGGTAVIIDQEGNIYEKQLVKKQELPCMFEFVYFAKPDSRINGRSIHKVRDEIGRLLAREHPVEADMVIPVPESGRRYALGYSRESGIPIDEGIMKDKTERSFIQQTQEVREQLVDEGLSYIRSVLEGQRVILLDDSIVRGTNIKKIIRGIRNAGATEVHVRIGCPPLIAPCYLGIDMRSRTEFIARDNQGNIKDVETIAREIGADSLGYISLDGLRKAIGLAICKGCIQFPDGYPPEMHKDVQQLFSKDHQGVRAYECD